One genomic segment of Salinibacter grassmerensis includes these proteins:
- a CDS encoding GNVR domain-containing protein, with protein sequence MTLVRERGLFVLVAGAVVLGGLTYAVASPSQYTAESTVVREAVDKDQTLPGSLPSLPGLDLSTGDAGGSGPPPSSYPDLLTSREVRLAVARDTFFFPTTGRHSTVVAHVDRPASLGQRLLNYTVWLPWTLKERAMQGLGSETVSPIGTPGDENGLIVPTEAEQEALDMLAEAVTAEAQGGGSLGETRRLMTISTTAPGPGLAARLNESFVEHLRRRVRAIHAQNTQQDLRFVRTRLADARRELKQAEDSLSQFLEQNRSVLADGDVPALSFRRDRLRRQVRFKEQLYSQLQGRLTETRLRLQRRQPVVTVAEQAAPPPTPSAPNRLLIVFISIGIGLVAGAGAVYFRSLRTSVEEDEDGQEKLARIRQGLTVAGLAQGVRDEIGKRRN encoded by the coding sequence GTGACATTGGTCCGTGAGCGGGGCCTTTTCGTCCTCGTGGCGGGAGCAGTCGTTCTGGGCGGTCTGACATACGCCGTCGCAAGCCCGAGCCAGTACACGGCGGAGTCGACGGTCGTGCGGGAGGCCGTGGACAAAGATCAGACCCTTCCGGGCAGCCTGCCCTCTCTCCCCGGGCTGGACCTCAGCACGGGCGATGCCGGCGGTTCAGGGCCGCCTCCAAGCTCGTATCCAGATCTTCTCACGAGTCGCGAGGTGCGCCTCGCCGTCGCCCGCGATACGTTTTTCTTTCCGACGACTGGTCGCCACAGCACAGTTGTCGCACACGTCGACCGCCCGGCCAGTCTTGGTCAGCGCCTCCTCAACTACACCGTGTGGTTGCCCTGGACGCTCAAGGAACGGGCCATGCAGGGTCTGGGGAGCGAGACTGTCTCCCCGATCGGTACGCCCGGAGACGAAAACGGACTTATTGTGCCGACGGAGGCGGAGCAGGAGGCCCTCGACATGCTCGCCGAAGCTGTGACCGCCGAGGCACAGGGGGGCGGCTCGCTCGGGGAAACTCGGAGGCTCATGACCATATCCACGACGGCCCCCGGTCCAGGCCTCGCGGCGCGACTCAACGAGAGTTTCGTGGAGCACCTCCGGCGTCGCGTTCGGGCAATTCACGCCCAAAATACCCAGCAGGACCTTCGGTTTGTGCGGACCCGGCTTGCGGACGCCCGCCGCGAGCTGAAGCAGGCCGAAGACAGCCTGTCTCAGTTTCTGGAACAGAACCGGAGTGTTCTCGCCGATGGAGATGTCCCTGCTCTTTCGTTTCGACGCGACCGTCTCCGGCGCCAGGTTCGCTTCAAGGAACAGTTGTATAGCCAGTTGCAGGGGCGGCTCACGGAGACCCGCCTCCGGCTTCAGCGGCGGCAGCCTGTGGTGACGGTGGCTGAGCAGGCGGCCCCCCCACCCACTCCAAGTGCGCCCAACCGCCTCTTGATCGTGTTCATAAGCATCGGGATCGGGCTCGTCGCCGGGGCTGGGGCCGTCTACTTCCGGTCTCTGCGAACGTCCGTGGAGGAGGACGAGGATGGACAGGAAAAGCTGGCAAGAATCCGCCAGGGTCTCACCGTCGCGGGACTTGCTCAAGGCGTGCGCGACGAGATCGGGAAGAGGCGAAATTGA
- a CDS encoding DUF1972 domain-containing protein, which yields MSQLFIVGSRGIPAAYGGFETFAEELSTRLAARDRTVYVTCEQVVEDAEPPATYQGVKLLHVTTPDHALRPILADLIALWKCYRRGEPGDVVYLLGYGVGPFAWPLLKGLRAQGITIWLNPDGVEWRRSHWSWGAKLYLRFCSWFLPRQVDRLICDSEAIQDHHSQNNGVDPSHTDMIEYGAPVVHPDNLTASVKAQRDQYLRQYDLSLDEYYIQVGRLVPENNLELMIRAVSDPQISRPLLIIANRDSHNGYHQRLRALAEEHGASGQIVFGGTVYDQPLLRAIRIGAHAHLHGHEVGGTNPALVEAMGLGSLILALNTRFNREVLGRAGLYFGKSVKDLVRMLHLADRLSDATIQKHQQRAVERVRSHYNWPRIVDAYERRIWDTATRPGSGAESKPPRNAVRLNGPDCR from the coding sequence ATGAGTCAGTTGTTCATTGTCGGAAGCCGAGGCATTCCGGCGGCCTATGGAGGCTTCGAGACGTTCGCCGAGGAACTGTCCACACGCCTCGCTGCCCGTGACCGGACGGTGTACGTCACCTGCGAACAGGTGGTCGAGGACGCCGAGCCGCCCGCCACGTATCAGGGTGTCAAACTCCTCCACGTGACAACGCCCGACCACGCCCTCCGGCCAATCCTTGCCGACCTGATCGCGCTGTGGAAATGCTACCGCCGTGGAGAGCCCGGCGATGTCGTCTATCTTCTAGGCTACGGGGTGGGCCCGTTTGCGTGGCCGCTGCTGAAGGGTCTCCGCGCACAGGGAATAACAATTTGGCTCAACCCAGACGGGGTTGAGTGGCGCCGCTCCCACTGGTCGTGGGGAGCAAAGCTTTACCTTCGCTTTTGTAGCTGGTTTCTGCCTCGTCAGGTCGATAGACTGATCTGTGATTCGGAGGCCATCCAGGACCACCACTCCCAGAACAACGGTGTCGACCCCTCTCATACCGACATGATTGAGTACGGGGCGCCAGTCGTGCACCCGGACAATCTGACCGCGTCGGTGAAGGCACAGCGGGACCAGTACCTCCGCCAGTACGATCTCTCTCTGGACGAGTACTACATCCAGGTGGGACGACTCGTCCCCGAAAACAACCTCGAACTCATGATCCGGGCCGTGTCCGACCCGCAGATTTCCCGACCGCTGTTAATTATTGCAAATCGCGACTCACACAACGGATATCATCAGAGGCTGCGAGCCCTGGCGGAGGAGCACGGTGCCTCTGGACAGATCGTTTTCGGAGGAACCGTCTACGATCAGCCCCTCCTGCGGGCCATCCGAATCGGTGCCCACGCCCATCTGCACGGCCACGAGGTGGGCGGCACCAACCCGGCTCTCGTCGAAGCAATGGGCCTCGGCTCCCTCATTCTCGCCCTCAATACCCGATTCAACAGAGAAGTGCTCGGTCGGGCCGGGCTGTATTTCGGAAAGAGCGTGAAGGACCTCGTCCGAATGCTCCATCTCGCGGACCGACTTTCTGATGCGACCATCCAGAAGCATCAGCAGCGGGCCGTCGAGCGGGTCCGGTCGCATTACAACTGGCCCCGAATCGTCGACGCGTACGAACGCCGCATTTGGGACACCGCCACGCGCCCCGGCTCGGGAGCAGAATCGAAGCCGCCGCGGAATGCCGTTCGGCTCAACGGCCCGGATTGCCGTTGA